The following proteins are encoded in a genomic region of SAR324 cluster bacterium:
- a CDS encoding PIN domain-containing protein: protein MNDDYQQAVCYLDTNLFIYLIDTTGIQKHKKAQILCEHFFKNGNGRISVQVMSEWRNAAIRKFSHWVDAAYRDQFLRQFITWNPLLISSGIILEAEKLCQKYAFSPYDSIHVQCALHMNCRFFLSEDMQDGLIVNDSLTLLNPFKNDSR from the coding sequence ATGAACGATGATTACCAACAGGCTGTGTGTTATCTGGATACGAATCTCTTCATTTACCTGATTGATACAACCGGCATTCAGAAACATAAAAAAGCTCAAATTCTTTGTGAACATTTTTTTAAGAATGGAAATGGACGGATCTCGGTACAAGTCATGAGTGAGTGGAGAAATGCGGCAATTCGAAAATTTTCGCATTGGGTTGACGCTGCTTATAGAGATCAATTCCTGCGACAGTTTATTACATGGAATCCGTTACTTATTTCTTCAGGTATCATTTTAGAGGCTGAAAAACTTTGTCAAAAATATGCCTTTTCCCCTTATGATTCTATTCATGTTCAATGTGCCCTCCATATGAATTGCCGATTTTTTTTGTCCGAGGATATGCAGGATGGATTGATCGTGAATGATTCATTGACCCTCTTGAATCCATTTAAAAACGATAGCAGGTGA